GGCCAACTCCTCAAGGGTGACATTCATAGGACTGcactctgaaaatattttttcatgtacaagagtacttcaaaaagttcatggaaaatatttattatgaaaaagatttcaaacttttatggcaccaaaataaacatcttttaaaaataagcaacctcccccccccacacacccacaaAAGGCAAAAGCAAATTAACAGAACAACCCAAAATGTCAAGGCAGTTAGAAGACAACTTGGAGGgttaatctttttaaatctaCAAATCAAAGGTTTTGGTTAATAGATAACTGGCAAGCAGTGGTTTTCTGCCGAGGGCTCCTAcgaaataaaaattccaaaacaGAATCTGACTCAAACAGAAGCAGGTCTAGCGCCCGCAGCAGGGGATGTGAGAGGCGCGATGCTCACACGTTTATGTGTTATTAACAACTAGAGCTATCTTATGCATTCGAGCTGTGTTAACGCCCTTGGAAATGGAGAACTCACCGTGGATGACAGTCTACAGCACGGGGTGCTGTGTGTGCCGTGTGTGGGTGCACTCTAGGGGGTCAGGGCACCCACACATCTGCCACGAGTCGGGCCCGAGATCCTACTTTACAATGGAGtttccctgctacgccacagcaccagctccatatctcacgttttctttatccattcatgatGATTCTATAACTTGGTTATTGTGACTAATAttgaaataaacatgggagtacatcAATCTCTTCAATATATTGATTTCAAATCCTTTGGATGTATACCCAGATGTGAGAATGCTGAATCATACAGtagctatatttttaattttgggggAAACGTCTATACTTTTCTCCACAATGCTGTattaattaaatgagttaatactaGCAGTATTCTTGGAACAATTCTAAATGTGTAGTAAGCACTATATATTTATGAATTGAATGGTTGAATACATGAAAGTCATGGCGTGGTGTCCCATTATATGGATACACCCTACTTTATTTTACTACTTGCTGATGGTTTTGGTTGGTCAGTTGCTATAACAGATGATGCAGAAACAGGCCTGTGTGTTTATCTGGGGGTCTCTACTTTGGGTACAGTGATCAATATCTTACTGAGGGTGCTAATAGTGGGCATGGCATCACAGGCATTAGAGAGGAAACGGTAGTGATTAGCTAAGAGGAGAAAATAGGACTAGAATTTGGAATCTTATATGGGACCTGGCATCACCAAACTACAAATCTGAGATTTGAAAGAAACTGCAGGAGGGTGTTGGTGCCAGCCTGTGCCTTCTGGGATGGGATTGTATCACATCTGTGCCCTGGGAAGCCTTGGGGAGCCACGGTGAACTCACAGGGGCGAGGGGATGCTGTAGCACCCTTCAAGATTCTTGACAGAAATAGAGGTACTGGGTGTCTCCCAGCTCAAACTCCTAGCTCAAGATAGCTTACAGTTTGACATTAATACCATTACATTCCTTCTGGTGATGTTATGTCTTCTGAAGTTGAGTTTTTGGTGGTGGCTGTGACATGGCACGTGCAGTATAAACATTAATGTGGAATAAAAAGTGACAATGGCACATTCCAAAGTTTGAAAAGTTGTGCATTGCCTAAGAGGTGCACGTGTACTCTTGGTAAGTAATTGGTTAggaattaaataacattttttctttcaacttttgtGTATTATTTTTCAACTACCAAGTTGTTAGGCCTCAAATAGCTGCTAAGCTGTTAGAACATGcttccatggggggggggggggagccattgtaatgcataagctgtactttggaaatttatattcattaaataaaagttaaaacaaacagAACATGCTTCCAAGTGGTTTGAACCTAACTgcttaataaataaaactcttaggGACTTCTTTTGGCCTGGGGTGCTGTGGAAAAATTACCAAGACTTAAGGATGCtgtgaaatgaaaaatgtttggGGACAACTGAGTTAGGTCTTTATTCATTTGAGTTCTTTTAGCTGCCAGGGAGAGACACCAAATGGACACTGTCTTAAGCAAAACAAGAGAATTGTTGGCTTAGGTTTCTGGAATGTCCGGGGTTGCGGGTGGCACCAGGCTTGGCTGGGATCAGGTGCTCAAAGTCAGTCATCAAAGCTccatctgtctccctttctcttgggCAGTTTCTCCACAGCAGGCAAGAAGCCCTCAGGCCCATTCTTTCCAGGCTCCTGTCCTTCCAATTTAGCAATCCCAGCAGAAGGAATcaacttcccacccagcttttGCCTGAACCCCTGGGGAGGACTTGGGTGTCACTTGGCTGTCCCTGAGTGTGGCCATGGAGATCTGTAACAGCCAAGCCTAGGTACGCCTCCACACCTGTCCTCAGATGAGTGCCCTTCCCCCAGGAAGGACTGTGTCCTCTTACCAGGAGAGAACACTGGAACAGCCAACTTCCCACTTTTGGGTGAGAGAACAGACTGGTAGGATGGTAGTTTATTTTCCTTACTCCTAAGTGTAAGGCATAGGATAGCAGTTTAACAGCTAAGCATGGAGGCTCTGTATTCCCTGCCATCTGAGTTCACTTCCTTGGTCAAGTTAATGACATCTATGTTTTTAAGGCTGTAGAGtcatcacctgtaaaatgggtgtAATTGAAGATAAAGgccaagaaataaaaatggacagAAATTAGAGTCCCAGCCTGGCAGGTTTGGTGCTTAAGATGAGACTGGATGAGTTAATAGACATaaaccagggccagagctgtggtgtagcaggtaaagctgcagcctgtgatgccggcatcccatctgggcacctgtttgagtcctggctgcttcacttccaatccagctccgtgcttaTGACCCAGGAAAAGCAacggaaggtggtccaagtacttaggcccctgtactcaATGGGtcgagacctggatgaagctcctggcttcagcctggcccagccccagctattgcggccatctagggggtgaaccagtggatggaagatccctctctctgtgtctcaccctccttctctccctctctccatcccttcctctccatctctctctctctctctctctctctctctctctctctctctctcctccccttcccccctaattttgactttcaaataaataattaatcttacacaagaaacagacacaaagtgcctggcacaggcctggcgGTAGAAGGCCCTGAGTAAATGAGGCCATTGTCATTACCGATCAGAGAACAGTAAAGCTCGCACATCCGGTAaatggcccagcctctgcctcctggagGTTTCCCTCCAACTACGGAGGCAGCGAGAGGGCACACCATGGTGACTTCCTTTCCTGTCTCTTGCAGAGCAAAGCAGCATGGATGCTGTCAGCCAAGTCCCTGTGGAAGTCGTGCTCCCCAAGCACATCCTGGACATCTGGGTCATTGTCCTCATCATCCTGGCCACCATAGTCATCATGACCTCCTTGTTGCTGTGCCCCGCCACTGCAGTCATCATCTATCGCATGCGGACTCATCCCATCCTCAATGGAGCTGTGTGAGAACCCGCCCTGTGAGGGCCAGGTGGGGCATGAGGACAGGAGTCCCCTCCGAAAGCCTCTCCCTGTCCTCTGAAAGGCAGCGGGAGGGCCCTGGGGACTGGGACTTAAGTTCCAGTGTTGGTTTTGCCCCTGGGCTGCTGTGTGAACCTGGCTGAGGGACCTCACTCtgtgagttccaggttcctcGTCTTTCAAGTGGGGATCATGGTCCCTGCCCTTCCTACCTCATAGGGTTGTAAGAAACAAATGACTTAGTGGAGGTGAAGACTTGACGAACAGCAAAGCCATTGCAGGGATACGAGCCTTACGCTGACTGCGGAAAAGCTTGGAAGAACCAAAGAATCTAAATGCTAACGGTGGCCTTCAAGGTGGCGAGGGAGACATGGGAGGTAGAGCAGGCTTGgccagtgccccccaccccaggtcaaACAAGCAAAGGGCACCCTGTCCTCATTCCAAGGGAACCGCAGAACATTGAGTCACAGTTATTTTCTTTGAGATCATTCCTCAGATTTTCTCCTTTGGCAGGGAACTGagaatggcagagggagggagatgagTAGAACCTCAAAGAATCTTAGAATCTCTACCCCTATGCAATCTGGGGGAGGGCTCTGCCATTTCTGGGGCAAGGTCAAGGGAGTTGGGGTGATGGGCTTCTTGCTGTGCTGGAGTCTCATGTGTCTGTTAACTTTGACATTCAGGTGATGCTGGAAAATGCAGAGCGGCTGAgttccctgcccagcactcaggATCTGCAGACCCTATGCCCTGCAGTGCCCTACACTAGAAGGGCTCTGTCCCTGTGCCCCCAGTCCCTCCTGCTTTAATTAGCTCCACGTGTATCCCCTCTGTCCCACCAGCACTACAGCCAAGCCCAGGTCCCTGCCTTCTAAGAGATGTTCCCAGGACTGTTGGAACCACCTCACAACAATGATGTTTCGTTTTGATACtatgatttatatttatgtaGAGATACTTCTGGGACACCCAAGCTCTTTGATGTCAAAAATCAGGAGCATCCTGgcattcatttattaaattatgTGAGAAGACAGCACAGATGTAAGGATATTGCTGTGTGAAAGTGATACTTTTACTTTGATGTCATTGATGTGCACAAGCGATTCCCAATAAAGTGCTGAAAAGAGCATGTCCAAGGCCTTTCTTTGAAGAGCTCCTATTAAACTCAGAACTCAGATAAAGGCGTTCTGCTGACTTCATGGGCCTTAGAGGTGGTTTGAATGTTGgacagagggggaaaaaacagAACAAGTTGATTTCCAGAGGTCTAGCTTCAGCAAGTGGGGAAGTTGTACATTTTACACAAACATATGATGcgggctctggcctcagaatcagccctaaaggcactcggatctggctgcaaagcccatgagagtatttcaggcatggaaagccaagacactctggcaaaaagatctctgtgagtgagatcccagtggaaagaacaggtcttcaaagagggaggtgcctttctctgcagggaggagagaacctccactttgactatgaccgtgtctaaacaagagtcggagaactcaaggggcttccatagccttggaaactcatgactggtgcatagggagattactgatgccataaacaggagcgtcaattggtaaagtcaacaacaggagtcactgtgcacttactcctcatgtaggatctctgtccttaatgtgctgtacactgaggcttaatgctataacgagtactcaaatagtatatttcactttgtgtttctatgggggtgcaaacgattgaaatctttacttaatgtacactaaactgatcttctgtaaaaaaaaaaaaaaaaagaaagaaattatcaattcccaacttgactctcactgggattaaacatgacaataggtctgatctgatttcatcatcatttaaaaaaatcatttattatttttcactttatgtttctgtgtgggagcaaactgttgaaatccttacttaaggtatactaagctgatcttctgtatattaagatcatcgaaaatgaatcttgatgtgaatggaaggggagagggagtgggaaaggggagggttgtgggtgggagggacggtatggggggggaagccattgtaacccatgagtcgtactttggaaatttatattcattaaataaaagataaaaaaaacatGATGCAGGGGGTGCGAACAGATTCTGGACGTAAGATGACGAAGTTAGTGTTGGATATGTTGGATTTGTGATATGCACACAGACACGGCAAGGCAACTGGAAGCCTGGGTCTATTCCGTGAGAAAAATATTGTGTCCAGGGTTATGGCTTGGGGGGTTAGTGTCTGTGGTAGATTTGCTTTATGTAGAATGAGAACCTTGCTTGACAGTTTTTGAAACACCTGTGAGAAGAATGAGATAGTTATGTGGGCATCATCCAAAGATGTGAGACAATGTGTTGTGGTTcctgaaaagagaaaatagaaattctAAACCCAAATTTCTTGGCCACTTGGAAGAAATCAAGGATCTGGAAGTAACcaggttttaaaaattcttgctaGTGGAGGTAGCACTTCCATGATGTTGTTTAGTTGTGTGAGGTgacttaaatttttaagaagaatcTATGTGGGCTTCCATGTGCTCCCAGTACTTGTCAGCACATGCTTTCCCATTTAACACAATTTCCTTACTGCAGTTAGCAGACAGAACATTTTAGAAGACAGGGATGCTTGGTAAATCAGACAGAATAGTATCTCTTGCAATAACCAAAGAGTGTTAATAACTTTTCCTCTAGACTTCCCCCTCTACAACCACAACTCCAGGAATACCCAGCTTATCTGAGAATTACTTGAAGAAACAGAGAGCAATAACAACATTTTTACAGTCACCAATATGctacacacaatggaataaaacatgGCAAATGGGGTGAACatatggtgcagtggttaggacagTGCTTAGgctatctgcatcccatactggagggcctgggttcaagtcctgtctccattcctgattccagcttcctgcgtatgtgcaccctgggaggccgtggatgatggcttaagtacttgattCCCTGTCATCCCGGACCggatgctgttttctttccctggtccttcccggatttgctgccgctccccagCCTCCGCGGAGGAGCTGACCAACGAGCTCTCtgaccgactctctcagggggccccacatgttgtctctctcccccttttatagtcctctcccaccaatccgtgctctgctgcccgcgCACGCTGCTTTCTTCCAaacaggggttgggtcaggaatcagctaattaacgaagcagctgtgtaagatttgtttactctctcagcgccatatggtgggagatcagacgcatagagttagtttcagtccacagtctcagtacttatttgtctcccgggcgccctgccatgttgcgggagacggaccctgctccccacacctctgggagacttgaactgagttcctggctcctggcttcaggctggtccagccctggatgtgggGATTTGGGAGTCAATCATTAGGTAGAAGATTCTGATCTGTGcatctaacttttaaataaattattattttaaaatttatttgaaaggtagggttacatgGAGAatgagtcagagagacagagacagagagggagaaagagatcttacatctgctggttcatggctacaatggttggggctgggcttgaaactccatccttgtctcccacgtgggtgcagggaactaagtagttgggccatcttccgctgctttcccaggcacgttagtaaggaagcaatcagaagtagagctgctgggactctaaGAAGTGCctgtgtgagatgccagcatcgcaggctgcagcttaacctgctgccccataatgctggcccctcaaactaaataaataaaaacttaaaacatgGCAGTTGGGCAGAATCGATTACAATGGCAACAACAAAAAGTGAAATACACCTCCAGACCTGTATTGAACTGGCTAAGGAGTGATAACCCGGGTGAAAACTGCAACATTAACTGCTATAACTTTTCAAAGCCTTTTATGTAAGACTACTCAACTGCTCGGACACAGGGATTTGGGATGCTGCGCACAGTTAACGTTGAGATCATGAATGCATCCACGCAGacgggaaggagacagagaagactGAGAAACTCAGTGGTCACCACTTCTGTGCATCTGCTTCTTCACGGGTTACAGTTGTCCATAAGAAAAATGACAAGCACCTGCATGGTCAGTGTGTCTCTCTCAAAACTTTCTGTGATATTTGGTCCATTGTTAGAAAGGTGATTTCTGCTGTCAAATgtagctttccaatttctttaaaaaaaaaaaaaaaacaaaaacaaccctgTCTTTGGAAACCAACATCCTAGAGGTGTGCTGCTGTATACATCTGGCCAGCCCAAGGAAGACTGGgtatgtgcacacgcacacatgtgtCATCACATGTGTGTTAAGTGTCCACAACCACCTGATGCACACACGTGGCTTTTCATATTTACCTGCCCACCCATTTTGTGATCAACATGTCTGGCAATAAAAAAATGCTGGGATACTACCTTCCAAACACAGCAGATTTTTCTGTTCAcagattttgtgttttttctttgaaGGCCTGGTTCTCAAACTCTGGCTACAGcgatgggtgtttggcctagatgTTTCAGTGCTGCATGGGATGCCTGGGATGGAggaccagctctgctcccagttccgctctctgctaatgcatgccctagtggcagttgggtccctgccacccttgtgggagaaccacgttgagctcccagcttctgccgtcacagcatttggggagtgaaagagcagatgggaattctcttgGTCtctatgcctgtcaaataaataaataaaaattatttttaaaaaccctttatTATGTGCCAAAGTCACTTGGAGAGCTTTTACAGACACACAGTCCTGGTTGTTAGCTACAGAGATTCTGATTTTGTGGGCCGAGGATAGAGGTAAGAATTCTGCATTTTgatcgattgattgattgattttcattttattttgggaggcgggtgggagagagatagagagatggggggagaatgagagggagagagggagagagagagggagagagggagagagggagagagagagggagagggggagagggggagagggggagagggagagagggagagagggagagagggagagagggagagagagagaatgaatcttccatttgctgattcactcctaaaatgcctacaacaggcagagctgggcttggctgaagccaggagataggaactttATTCAGGTTTCCCGGGTGGGTACAGGtgggacaggaacccaagtacttgatgcttcctggggtgtacattagcaggaaagtggaatggaagcagagccatgactccaacccagggactccaatataggatacaggcatcccaagtggcatcgtaACTGCTGCCCAAAATGCCTGTCCCAGGAATTCTCCATTTCAAAAGCAGTTTTCTCCACCTTGAGAAGGATTGCGCTGAACTCCCTGGGAACTTTGTTTCCCTATAATAACTGCCTGGAACTTAAACTTTTGGATGACCCACTGGAGGAAAGCCTGGAGATTGTTGTGATACAAACATAGGATTAGTCTTGTGCAGTTCGGCCCAAGATGAACAGACGGGGAACTGGCAGTTGCAGGATttaggctctgtgtgtgtttaggCGCTATGGAGCCTTTTGCCGTCTGATTCTGCAAGAGGCAGGTCACAGGAGCTGGGCCGAGAATGTGAAGTGCTTTACTCCATTGAGCTTGTCTTAGAGGATGTTTCAGGACAGCTTACCTTGCTCATCTGCATCCTGACACACAAGGAAGCTCAGAGACCACTGTGTGATTTTTGAAGGAGGGTGCATGCTGCTTGGACAGAAAGCACCctcccattctttcttttctacATCCTGAACacctgtctccgtctctctgtctctctgtatctctctctctctctctctcatacacacacacacaccaccccccaCATAAGTCCACGCAGACTGCTTCTGGCTTAGGCAGTTTCTTTAGGAAACCAGTTTCCACTGTGCCATTTTCTTTTCCTAAGTAAGTCAAGCTTTCCTTTGAGCAGCTATCACTTGAAGCCAATTATTTGGAAACACCCCAAGTGAACAGATCCCTTGTGTCTGCTAACAATCTCAGGTCTGTGAAGCGTGTAGCACAGGATAATAAAAGAATCATTCTGTTTTCAGggtgaatgaatgtgaaaaactTTGAGATTGTCCACCAGATGGCGATATAACCTGTTCTGAAATGCGGCCGTTGGTCCAAGGGAATTTTGGGAGTTAATCCTATTAGATTCCTAGAAGAccaagggttttttgtttttgttttaaagatttatttattttatttgaaagtcagagtttaaaaaaaaggcagagaaagagagagagaggtcttccatctgctggttcacttgccaaatggacacaatggtggagctgggccgattcaaaaccaagagccaggggcttcttctgggtctcccatacagttgcaggggcccaaggacttcagccatcctctactgctttcccaggccatagcagagagcctcatcggaagtggagcagccaggacttgaaccggtgcccacgtgggatgccagcactgcaggtggcagctttacctgctacgccacaggacAAGCCCCAAATacaatgttttatcttttttttttttttttataggcagagtggacagtgagagacagagagaaaggtcttccttttgccattggttcaccctccaatggccgctgcggccggtgcactgcgctgatccgaaggcaggagccaggtgcttctcctggtctcccatggggtgcagggcccaagcacttgggccatcctccactgcactccctggccacagcagagagctggcctggaagaggggcaactgggacagaatccggagccccgactgggactagaacctggtgtgccggcgccgctaggcagaggattagcctattgagctgcggtgccggctgttTTATCTTTATAGTGCTGGTTTCAGAGACTCTGGAGATAACACGGAGATCATCCAATCCACCCTCCCCGATAGTGCAGGAACCTGCTCTTTCAGGAATTCTCCTGCATGGTCCTTGACTACCTGTAACTGCCTGCCTCTGACTGACCCCAGGGGGTGGGGGACATGTTAGGTGTAGAGGTCAGTATGCTGCTTGCTTGGGATGCcgacatcccctatcagagtgcctgggtttgagtcctggctccattgcaGATTCTGGCTCCCGGccaatgtacaccctgagagacagcagctgatgactcaagttcttgagttcctgcccacccatatgggagacctggattgaggtccaggctcctggtttctttccgacccagactcagctgttgtaggcattttcgGGAGTGGCTTTCATTACATAAGCAGCCTCCAGGTCTTATCgaccttgagagagagagagtcttgggAGAGGGCCCTTGAATACCTGGGACGTGAAAGCAGTCTGTGGgtgaccagcagacagaagcagaATGACAGGGGAGAGAAACTACCTTCGTGTTGAAGCCGCAGCAACACTTACCGCCCTGCAGCCCAGATGGCCAAGTAAgagttttaaaaacacagatgaTGCATTGTgacattttgtttggtttttaagcAAAGGCTATGGATTCCTTAACCTTGGAAGAGGACAGGAGGTAGCCCTTCTCTCTAAAACCTTCAGCTTTAGTCTGGTAAGGCTGAACCAGAGAGAAACCAATGCTAATCAGCAGAGATCTGAGGCACCCAGTGTTACAGGTAACCTAGATGTGTAGCATGCCCAAGAGAAGAAACAAAGTAACAAACTGGCAAAAACATGCCTCCTGGCCTTCATGGAATTGTTACAGTTTTAAACgtgagttttaaaatattcaaaatattaaaatatttaaaatatttaaagaaatcccCATTAGTTTTCATAATTAGTTGGAAGCCTCGGTTTAAGCTCTTGGTCTTCACTGaaatacagaattttattttcatagtgTACAGCTTATGACTTTGATATTTGTGTTGCAGGTATAgatttcaacaaaatatttgtCAAAGTCTTTGCTCACAAAGTTTCAATAAACTTAAACATTCTGCAAAAATGCTTTTGTATATTTACAAACAGAAGGGGGAAATAGAGAtcttaaggaaatggaaataggTTCCAGAATTATTTTGAAACTTTCATTTCAAAATTAATCAGAAAGATATTTAAAGTTCAGAGAataaagtgaaacataaagacaAGTTTCTTGAAATTTGTTGTCATCTTTGAGTGTTCTTGACACAGAAACCTCCATAGAAGAAAACTAAGggcttaataattaaaaaaaaaaacaggaaaaaaagaatcaaagaatcATCTGAATTTAGATATCTTTCTGTCCCAAATAATCACATACATTATATTTCAAGCTCCAGTTCCCAGAATAgctcacattttctttaaaagaagtagaaacagagatgTTTTAtagagaactgaaaaaaaaaaaaaagaatagccatTTGTAGTATAGAAAAGAGCCTGGTtgtgtttctcaacagtcaactCCAGTAAAACCCAATGACTTAGGAATCCTAAGAGATTTTCCCAATGTGTAGGTTTTGCTGCAAGAATGAATCAGATATCCCTAAGAGCGTCCTCTGGTCCTTGCTTAGTGGAGCACTGGCTGCACACTTCTCAGAGAGCTTTATCCATTGGAGTGAGTCTTCAGGAAGAGAAGCCCTGTACTGGGCatatgtaaggaaaaaaaaaaacgatttaaAGAGTTAATAAAGAGAGAGCTGGCGCAGTGCCGtcgcgggtaaagctgctgcctgcagtgctggcatcccatctgagcaccagttcaggttCTGGATTCCAGatttccaggtcagctctctgctttggcctgggaaagcagtagaacatggcccaggtccttgggcccctgcacccacatgggagacctggaagaagttccaggcttggatcagctcagctcagattggtccagcgctggccattgtagccatttggggagtgagccagtggatggaaaacccttctttccctctttgcctctgcaactctacctctcaaataaataagtaaataaatatttaaaaaaaaaaaagattttttggccggtgccgtggctcactaggctaatcctctgcctgtggcaccggcacactgggttctagtcccggtcggggcaccagattctgtcctggttgcccctcttccaggccagctctctgctgtggcctgggaaggcagtggaggatggcccaagtgcttgggccctgcacccgcatgggagaccaggagaagcacctggctcctggcttcagatcagcgcagcgcaccggccgtagcggccatttggggggtgaaccaacggaaggaagacctttctctctgtctctctctctctctctctctctctcactaactctgcctgttaaaaaaaaaagaatttttaaaaaaagttaataaagaacccctttctccttccttccttacaaTTAAACTTTCCAGAGAAGTCTGTTTCCCTTTTCCAGTAGACATAATCCTAATCAGAAATATACCACATGCTATATAGAACTCAGAATGGACAAGATAATCCAACTATCCTATTATATGAGAACTTAtgattttcaagttttttgcTTCTTGAAACaataattgtatatatgtatggagCCCAATATGATATTTTGATATGTGACTGCATTGTGTAGCAATCAAATCAGAATAATTACCATAtctatcacctcaaacatttattatttctttgtgatgagaacattcaaaatcctctgtTGTAGATATTGTGAGTTACACACCACATTGCTAGCTATAGTAACCCTATTGAGAGAAAGATCATCAGGATTTATTCCTATCTAACTGTAACTTTGTATCCATGGAGTGAGATGTAACTCAGTAGGCTTTCACTTTCCACTGGGCACAGGCATTCTGTTTAGAATTCTGTTTAGAACAAAAATCACAGCAACTTCTCTCTATTACAGGAAAA
Above is a genomic segment from Oryctolagus cuniculus chromosome 6, mOryCun1.1, whole genome shotgun sequence containing:
- the SMIM3 gene encoding small integral membrane protein 3, which translates into the protein MDAVSQVPVEVVLPKHILDIWVIVLIILATIVIMTSLLLCPATAVIIYRMRTHPILNGAV